The following nucleotide sequence is from Dehalococcoidia bacterium.
GTATCCACTTGAAGACATGCGGCCCGGCGACCTCTACTGGTACAACGACCCGCACAGGTCGAAGGGTGCAATACAGCATACGGGCGACATGTGCTTCACGTCACCCGTCTTCCATGATGACCGTCCCGTCGGCTTTGCGGTCAGCTACGGTCACTTCTGGGACATCGGTGGGAGTGTCGCAGGCAGCCTCTCACCTCACGCCTCCGAGATCTTCCACGAGGGGATGCTGGTCCCTCCGATCAGGATAATGCGCAAAGGTGAGATCAACCGAGAGGCCTACGCGGTCATCCTGAATAACAGCAGGTTCCCAGAGATGCTTGAAGGCGACACCCGCGCGCTGATGGCAGCATGCCGGCTCGCTGAGGATCGCGTAGCGGAACTGATGGACCGCTACAACCAGGAGGTTATATTGGAGGCGTTCGATGAGATCGTGCAGCGCAGCATCGACGCTTACAGAGACTTCGCCCGCGAAGTAATTCCTGAGGGAGAGCACCACTTCTTCGATTACGTGGACCGCGATCCGGTGGACGATGATCCAAGGCTTGTCGACGTCAAGCTGCTTAACCAGGAGGGCCGACTTGTAGCCGACCTGACTGGCAGTGGTCCACAGGCAAGAGGCCCAGTCAACTTCATCACGAGTCCGGGTGCGTTCAACCTCATACTTGCGCGACATCTCAGCTACATGAATCCAGGCCTTCCACTCAACGAGGGTGCCGTGGCCTTTCTGGACGAGGTGCGAACCGAGCCCGGGACGATAACCTACCCGAGTTTTCCGGCCCCTGTCGGGCTCAGGAGTCACACGGTCATTCGACTCATGGACATTATGGGTGGCGTACTTGCTCAGGCTAACGAAGGGCAGGGCCCCGCTGCCTCGCCGATCTACGTCATATACAATCTCCGCACTGTTAATGACGACGGACAGTATCTCTACTTCAGTGAAGGCATCGGCTCCGGTCAAGGAGCGCGTCCGACAGGGGATGGCCTAAACGTCATCTACTTCCGGGACCAACGCAACTACCCGCTAGAGTTTGAAGAAGGCGAGTTCCCTCTCCGCGTCGAGCAGTACGCGATCAGGCCAGACTCCGGAGGGCCTGGCCTCTATCGCGGAGGGTTTGGCGTTATTCGAGACGTCCGCGTGCTTGTCGACTGTACTATGAGCACGCGTATGGACAACGTGAGGTTCCCCTGCTTTGGACTCAATGGCGGGCGTGCTGGACAGCCCGGCCGATTCGTCCTGAATCCCGGCACACCTGATGAGCGAGAGGTCTCGCCTGCAGGTGAGGGAATCCAGGTAAGGGCAGGCGACCTTCTGAGGGCTGAGACCGGTGGCGGTGGCGGTTGGGGACACCCCTTCGATCGCGACCCACGAGTTGTCGCGAACGACGTTCTTGGAGGCTTCGTAACGAGAGCAGCCGCCGAATCGAGCTACGGAGTAGTCCTGACTACCAGTATGGAACTCGACAGGGAACAAACCGAGGCGCTCAGGTCACGGAATCGGCCAGATATTGAGGACGTTGATAGGGGACACCACGCCGCCGAGTGGCTGGCCCGTATGGGAACAGCTTAAGGCTCCATAGTTTGAAGGGACTCCATGGGTGCTCTCCGATCTTTGTCCCTTACAAAAGCGCACCTGAGTTTGACACCAACGTCTTCGATTCTTACCATGGAATTGGTGTGACAAGTAGTCGGTTGCCTTATTCAATCACTGGTGGTCAAAGCTGCAGATGCAAGCTCAAACTACCATCCTTCCAGAAACTTCGGCGATCAAGTACGAGGTGCGCGAGTTCCGCGATGTTTCGTACAGAACCTATCGCGCCGAGTTAAGACTGCTTAGGCTCCAACTTCTCCTACTCCAGGAGTGGGCCGCCGAGCAGGGCCAACGAATTGCGATTGTTCTTGAGGGTCGTGACGCTGCCGGCAAGGGTTCAACTGCATCGGGAATTACCCACTACCTCAATCCGAAGTTCGTCACCGTTGTCGAGCAGGGTATACCGAGCGCTAAGCAGATGAGAAATTGGCTCGGGACGCACTACAGGCAGTTGCCAACCCCCGGTCAAATGACCATTTTTGACAGGTCCTGGTACTCTCGCGCGCTCATTCAGCCAGTCATGGGTTACTGCACTATGAGACAGTACAACTACTTTATGAATCGTGTAAACGATTGGGAGAGAGACGTCATCGACGAGGGCATTCATCTTCTTAAGATATATCTCTCTGTCTCCAGGGAAGCCCAGGACATGCGTTTCAGGCTGCGGGAGAACAGCGAACTCCAGTACTGGAAGTACTCGTCAACCGACCGCATGGCTGCTGAGCGTTGGCACATGATCACTTACTTCAAAGAGCGAATGTTTGCCGTCACCTCGACAGACTATGCCCCCTGGATAGTCATCGAGTCGGATAACAAACACCAGGCCAGACTTAACGTCTTTCACTACATACTTAGCCAGTTTGAATATGACGGCAAGAATCTCAGTCTCGAATCGATTCAACCCCAGGCCAATGGACACTACTTCACCGACATGATCGTGGACGGAGTCCTGTTCAAAGACATGGACCCTGATCAGGTGGAAGTCCTAGAACGGATACTGATGCATGAGTAATGGCGACATCCCGCAGATGGCCGCCGCCGGAGGGCTTGTCCTCTGCGGTGGCCACGCACTTTTAATCAGGAAGCACGGGCTGTGGGACATCCCCAAGGGCAAGGTCAAGAAGGAGGAACCTCACGAGCGCTGTGCGCGCAGGGAGATCTCCGAAGAGACCGGCATCCGTCGAAAGCGACTTAAGGTCCGGCAGTTCTTCTGTCGGACAAGTTACATCTCCTACTACTCTGGCAAGCCGTTTAATAAAACTGTCACCTGGTTCCTGTTGGACTACGATGGAAGCACCGCAGATTCCCTGGAGCCTGACCTTTCCGAAGACATAGACCTTTGCGAGTGGATACCCGTCGACGAGCTGGTCGAGAAACTTGATGCTGGTCGGCCTTACCTCCGGGCGGTCAGGAGGACAGTCGCCGAGTCGCTCCACCTGCTGAAGCAGGCACCAATGGATGAAAGGGTAGGCTTCGCCGCATCATGAAGATTACCAGTGTTCGAGCTATCCCCATGTCCGATCCGGTTCCAGAGGAGCGTCAGCATCGGACCGATCTCGGGACTAAGGTCAAGAGCGACGCCGTACTGATACTAGTTGATACGGACGACGGTCTAACCGGCATGGGCGCTTCTCTGGGGAGCCCCGAGACTGTCTCAGCCATAGTCGAGTACGATCTTGCTCCTGCGCTGCTTGGCGAAGACCCCATGTACTCGGAACTACTGTGGGAGAAGATGTACAACGGATCCCGGTGGAAGCCTGCGCTGGAGAGAGGCCACTCTCAGCCTTCGGAGGCGCGTCGAGGTGTCACCCTCGAAGCCATAGCAGGTGTAGATATCGCGATCTGGGACGTGAAAGCACAATCCCTCGGCGTGCCCGTCTATCATGCCCTGGGAGCCGCTCGTGACACCGTCCGCGGCTACGGCTCTGGTGGATGGGCCCCTGGAGACGAGGCCGAGCAGGAGATGGCCGGCTACGCCTCAAAGGGCTTTACCGCCGTCAAGATGCGCGTCGTCGGACGCGATTGCTTCTCAATTGAAAACACAGTTCGCAGGGTGGCTGCGGCACGCAGAGGCATCGGTAAGGATGTCGAACTAATGGTGGACGCGCACGGCTCGCTGGACGTATCCACCGCGATCAGGCTGGCCCGAGAGCTTGAGCCATACGACATTTCATGGTTCGAGGAGCCTATTTCACCGGACGACCATCCCGGACTGGCTGAAGTACGCCGTTCGACGGTGATACCGATTGCCACGGGGGAGCGCGAATTCACGAGGTTTGATTTCGAGGACCTCTTCAACCATCGCGCACTGGATATCGCCCAACCGGACGTGGCGAGAGCGGGTGGCTTGACCGAGATTAGACGCATCGGAGCAATGGCATCCGCCAAGGGAATCAGGCTGGCTCCACATGCCTGGGGCTCCGGCGTGCTGTTCGCGGCCAGTATGCACGTCGCGATGTCGGCGCCGAACTGCCACATCCTCGAGGTCAGCCAGGGCTACATGCCGATGATGAACGATCTCTTCAATGAGCCATACGACATCAGGGATGGCACGGTACACGCGCCGCAAGCACCCGGTCTGGGATTCACGCTCAGTGACGATGCATTGGAACGCTTTGAGTACGTCCCAGGTCCCGAGTTCGTCTTCTAGGCGTATTCTGAGTCACCTCGCGCCACTGCGCTTGAACACCTGGCTTTCATCATGCGCAATTGCGCGCGTGAGACATCCAGATTGAGGCGATTCCAACTACCACCTGTTCACGTTTTTCTCATCATGGCTATCATCGCCGAGGTGGCGACCATGACATTCTCCACGATGTCGGCCGTGTACCGGATCACCGAGGCTGGACTTAACCCACTTCAGCTCATCCTGGTCGGCACAGTGCTGGAATTGACCGTCCTTCTTGCTGATGTACCTACAGGAGTTCTAGCGGACGTCTATAGCCGGCGTCTGTCGATGATCGTTGGGTATGTCCTGATCGGCGTCGGCTACATCCTGGAAGGGTCGCTACCGATCTTCGCGTCGATCCTTGTGGCACAGGTAGTGTGGGGATTTGGATTTACGTTCGTCAGCGGCGCGTTCCAGGCTTGGCTGTCTGACGAACTCAAGGACGACTCGAAGACCGCCGCCGTTTTCGTCAAGGCTACCAAGTACGAGTCCTTTGGTGCCCTGGCGGGCATAGGCCTGAGCGCTGCTCTGGCGACTGTCTACGTGGGCTTTTCCCTCATAGCCGGAGGCGTGATCTTTATCGGACTTGGGTTGTTCGTCGCAGCTTCTATGACAGAGACTGGATTCACTCCCAGTTCGAACAGGGAACGACGTACCTGGGATTCGATGACGAATGTACTGAAGACCGGACTCCGTGCCGTATCCATGAGCCGTGTGCTGATGGCCCTGGTTGCTATTGAGATCTTCTTCGGAATGTCCAGTGAACCGTTCGACCGGCTGTGGGCAAAGCACACCCTGGAAATGTTCGACTTCCCAGCTATATTTGGCCTTGATCCGATAGTATGGTTTGGAGTAATACAGGCCGTCGCCGCGATCGCCGCGATCGTAGGTATTTCTGTCATGGAACGCCTCGTCCCGGTCGATCGTCCATGGGCTCCCCGTCTGGCCCTGTCTCTATTCAATGTGACCATGATTGGCGCCACGCTCACTTTCGCCCTTACTGGCACGTTCGGCATAGCTATCACCATGGTGGTGGTAGTCTACGTCCTGCACCGCGTAACCTGGCCCTTCGCAGCCGCATGGATCAATAGGAACTGTGAGTCGGAGTATCGAGCAACAGTGTTCTCGCTGCACGAGCAGGCCAACTCTTTTGGGCAGGTATTCTTCGGCCCCGGCATGGGACTGCTCGCCACTCTACGTGGACTGCGAGCAGCGTTGGTTGGTGTGTCGATTCTGCTGATTCCCCCCCAGCTGCTCTACCTTGTCAGAGAGCCTTCGGCAGGTGGCGAGCAGTAGCTCAAGAATTGGCCGTTGAATAGGTCTTTTTTGAGAACTGCAACAAGCCTTTTGAGGCTACACTCACTACATCCAACCGGATCAGGTCACACTTGCCTATCACCCTTATCTGAGGTAGAGTAACCCTTGAATTGAGGCGTCGTTTCAATGCCGATTCCTACTAGAGAACCGTCGCGCAGAACACTGTGACGCCCCTTGCCCACATTTAGGCTGTATCGCGGCCCAAGCACTCGACACACAGGAGGCCAGACGTGACCACACAGGCAGTGCTCGGCGAAAGCATCAAGCGTCGCGAAGACCCAAGACTGATCACTGGAAGAGGAACGTATGTTGACGATGTCCGTCTTGTCGGCATGGTCAACATGGTCCTTGTTCGCAGCCCACATGCCCATGCCAACATCAGGAGCGTCGACACTTCGGCGGCCGAGTCGGCTGATGGCGTAGTTGCTGTATTCACAGGAGCCCAGCTTCAAGAGGAGCTCGGTTCTCTGATTTGCGGCTGGGTAGTTCCGGACACCAACGAGACTCCCCATCCACCACTTGCATTCGACAAGGTGCGCTGTGTAGGCGACGCTGTAGCTGCCGTTGCGGCCACCAGCCCACAGGCAGCAACAGACGCGGCCGCGCTTGTGCAGGTCGACTACGAAGTTCTGGACGCCGTAGTAGACATGGAAGCCGCGGTACAGGACGGCGCTGCACAGGTGCACGAAGATGCTGCAAACAACATCGCCTTCGAGTGGGAAGTTGGCGGCGGTGACTTCGATGCAGCGGCGTCTTCAGCCGGAGTTCGTGTTACAGAGCGCATAATCAACCAGAGGCTTATACCAAACCCGATGGAGCCTCGGGGTGTCGTTGCCGACTACAACCCCGGCACTAACCAACTCACTGTGTGGACATCGACACAGATCCCACACCTCGTGCGGCTGTTACTTGCCCTGGTCACAGGTCACCCCGAACACCAGATTCGGGTGATCGCCCCTGACGTGGGTGGGGGCTTTGGCTGCAAACTGTACCTGTATGCCGAAGAGGTAATCGCCTCCATACTCGCCAGGAGGCTGGGACGTCCGGTCAAGTGGATCGAGGGCAGACAGGAGAACTACCTGGCTACGACCCACGGACGGGACCACGTTGGAGAGGTCGAGATCATAGGCGACTCTGATGGGAACATCACAGGCCTTCGTACCGAGCTTTACGCCAACATGGGCGCTTATCTCTCGACATTCGCCCCGGCGATTCCCACGTACCTGTTCGGACTGATGCTCGTCGGGCCCTACAGCATCGATAATATCCAGTGCAAAGTAACAGGTGTGTATACGACCACTACACCCGTCGACGCCTACCGAGGCGCCGGACGCCCGGAGGCAACTTACCTGGTCGAGCGCATGGTCGACCGCTATGCGGCGGAAACTGGCATGGATCCGGTAGAAGTCAGGCGCAAGAACCTGATTCCTCCGTTCGAAGATGGGCACGAGGTTGCCACGACCGTCGTCTACGATAGCGGAAACTACGAGGCTGGTCTTGACCGCGCGTTGGAACTGGTCGGATACGACGACTTCCGTGCAGAGCAGGCAGCAGCCAGAGACGCAGGCCGTTATCTCGGAATTGGCCTTTCAACCTATGTGGAGATATGCGGCATGGCCCCGTCCGCAGTGGCCTACACGCTCGGCGCCCGCGCTGGCGTGTGGGAGAGCGCACTGGTCCGTGTCCATCCCACCGGCAAGGTCACGGTGTTCACCGGTTCGTCAGGACACGGCCAGGGCCACGACACCACCTTCGCGCAGCTTGCGGCCGCGGAGCTGGGCGTCGAAGTGGAAGACGTGGAGGTCATACACGGCGACACGGACAAGGTACAGATGGGAACCGGCACGTTCGGTTCCCGCAGTGCGGTCTGCGGTGGCAACGCCATCCACATGAGCATTGAGAAGATCCAGGACAAGGCCAAGCGTATAGCTGCCAACCTGCTCGAGGCTTCCCCAGAGGACATCGTCGCTGAGAACGGCCAGTACTTCGTGCAGGGTGCGCCCGCTGAGGCAAAGACCTTCCAGGAGGTCGCGCTCGCAGCCTACTGGTATGAGAGCCTGCCCGAAGGGACCGAGCCAGGACTCGAGGCAGTCAGTATCTTCGACCCGCAGAACTTCACCTGGCCCTTCGGCACGCACATCGCGGTTGTCGAGGTCGATGGCGACACCGGCGAGGTCGAGCTCCAGAAGTACGTTGCCCTCGACGACGTCGGCAACGTCATCAACCCCATGATCGTAGAGGGCATGGTGCACGGTGGAGTGGTGCAGGGCGTAGGTCAGGCGCTGACCGAAGAGGCGGTGTATGACGAGTCCGGCCAGCTCATTACTGGCAGCATGATGGACTACGCTATCCCGACTGCCAATTCTGTTCCATCTATCATCACGGATCGCACGACAACCCCGTCGCCGACGAACCCGCTCGGCGTGAAGGGTGCGGGCGAGACCGGCACCATCGCCGCGTCACCTGCAGTGATGAACGCCGTGATCGACGCGCTGTCTCCTTTTGGAGTAACTCACATGAACATGCCCGCCAAGCCGGAGAAGGTCTGGCGAGCCATGCAGGGATAGACCAGATATCGACAGGCATATAGTAAGTTCTGAGACCGCCCCGACCTTAGTGTCGGGGCGGTGTTCTTGAGAGGCCCAAACTGAACGAGCCAGACCCAATCAGAGACATCGTCCGCGAGTTGGAGTCGCGCGACTACATCGCCGACCCTGCCATCGCAACGTCGATCTACATGGCCCAGGCGTTGGGACGTCCGCTGCTGATAGAAGGACGCGCAGGCGTCGGCAAGACCGAGATCGCGAACGTCATGTCCCAGCTCATGGATACGCGCCTCATCCGGCTTCAGTGCTATGAGGGTCTTGACGTCACTACCGCACTCTACGAGTGGAACTACCCCAAGCAGTTACTTTGGATCAGGCTCGACGAGGGAAGCGGTCGCTCATCGGAGCAGCGGGAAGAGCAGATTTTCAGTCGTGACTTTCTGCTGGAGAGGCCTCTACTCTCCGCGCTGACACAGCCTGACAAGCCACCAGTACTTCTCATCGACGAAGTCGACCGCGCCGACGAAGAGTTCGAAGCGTTCCTCCTTGAGGTGCTATCAGAGTTCCAGGTGACGATTCCCGAGATCGGAACGATCGCAGCCAAGCACCGCCCTCTTGTGATCCTTACCTCCAATCGCACCCGCGATCTCTCTGACGCTTTGCGCCGCCGCTGCCTTTACCTCTGGATCGACTACCCGGACCTTGAAAAAGAGCTGAGAATAGTTCGCCGTAAGGTGGACGGCATCTCGGAGAAACTCGCACGCCAGGTCTGCCAGTTCGTAGAGAACGCACGCGATTCCGGTCTCGACAAAGTTCCTGGAATCTCGGAGACGTTGGACTGGGCAAAAGCAATGGTCATCCTCCACTACGATCACCTTGACCAGGATGCTGTGAGGCAAACGCTCGGCGCCCTCGTCAAAGACGCCGACGATCTGGACAGATTCCGTGAAGAGGCCATCGTGAAGATCATGGCCCTGGTCGGCGATTAACCCTTCTCTCGTACACCTCGGGTTCAGCCGGCCCTAACTGCCGCTCCACGTTGTGTTGCGCCGCCCTTCGACCTGTAATACGCTTGACCGAACCTGTCGCATCAACCAGGAGGCGCAAATGAGCATCACACTTGAAGAGGCCCAGACGATGGTTGCGGCCGCGTTGGCAAAGGCCGAGGAACTCAACATCAAGATAAATGTAGCGGTCTGCGACGCAGGCGGCCGACTTGTCGCCTTTGCCAGAATGGATGGCGCGATCTGGGCTGGCGTATATGGCAGCCAGGGCAAGGCGGTTGCATCTGTTGCCTTCGGCAGACCCAGTGGCGAGATGCAGGAGCGGGCGGGAAGTCCGATAGTGACCGGTATTCGCGCCGCAGAAGGTGACCATATGATCGCCAGCCTTGGCGGAGTCCCACTCGTCAGGGATGGCGCTGCGGTCGGCGCGGTCGGTGTTGGTGGTGGTACCGGCGAGGAAGACGAAGAGTGCGCCCAGGCAGCCGTGGACTCAGTCTCCTGATCCCTCCATTTCACCAGTACACAAAACTCGGAGTATAACCATGCCTCAGATGACTGGAAAACGCGCCTTTATGGAGATGCTCCGCGCCGAGGGTGTGAAGTACATTTTCGGAAACCCGGGCACCAGCGAGGGCGCAATCCTGGATGCTCTGGAAGACTACCCGGACATCGAGTACATCCTCACGACGCAGGAAGGCGCTGCTATGGGTATGGCGGACGCCTACGCTCGTTCGACGCAGCAGCCCGCCTTCGTGAGCCTGCACATCGAGACTGGACTCGCCAACGGGATCAGCCTCCTTCACAACGCCAAAGAGGGCGGCACTCCAATGGTGGTCACCAGTGCAAACAAGGACATCCGCAAGCTGGCAGAGGGACGGACACAGCTCGACGAAATGACCCGGCTCTTCACTAAGTGGAGCGCGGAGGTTACACATCCTGAGCAGATTCCTTCGGTTATGAGACGCGCATTCACCGAAGCCAAAACGCCCCCGACTGGCCCCGTATACATAGGCTTCTCCGCGAACGCACTCGATGACGAGGGCGAGGTTGAGATCGTTCCTTCACCGCCTGGCTACTTTAAGATGGCCCCGGACGCAGAGGCAATATCGGATGCCAGCGAACTACTCTCAGGGGCGAGTAATCCAGTCATGATAGTGGGCGATAGACTCGCCCAGTCTGGGGGGATCGAGGAAGCTGTCCGAGTCGCCGAGCTTCTCGGCGCAAGAGTTTACTCCTCTGCCTACTCCGAGATGAACTTCCCGACTGACCACCCGCAGTTCATGGGACGTTCCGCGCCGATCTCGCCTGCGGGCAGGGAGTTGTTTGCCGACGCCGACGTGGTCCTCGCCGTTGGCACCAACGTCTTCAGCGGATTCTTCCACTTCCAGGGTCGTGCCCTCAGCCAGGACACCAAGCTCATCCACATGGACCAGGCAGCAAGGGAGATCGGCAAGAGCGAACCGACAGACATAGGTATCATCTCGGACCCCAAGGTAGGGCTTGCCCACCTCGCTGATGCATTGGATTCCGATCTGACCGGTGCGCACAGGGAAGCTGCCAAAGGCAGAGCTGCCAACCTGTCAGAAGCGAAAGTAGCCCAACAGGCGGCGACTGAAGCTCGTCTCAAGGAGCGATGGGACCTGAGTCCTATGTCCACAGAGCGCATGATGCACGAGGTAGCACAGGCGCTTCCTCCTGATACCCTGATTGCGGATGATTCCGTGACTACACGTGATTCAATCCACGCAGCTATCGCCTTTGACACGCCTGGCACCGTCTTCGGAGAGAGGGGCGGAGCACTGGGCTGGGGCATGGGTGGCACACTTGGACTCAAGTTGGCGAATCCAGACAGGCCCGTCGTAGGCATCATCGGCGACGGGAGTTCGATGATGACCGTCCAGGCGCTTTGGACGGCGGCCACATACAACATCCCGGTTGTATATATCATCTGCAACAATCGGGCTTACCGCATCTTGAAGCTCAACATGAACGTTTACAAGCGTGACATCCTTGGAGAGTCCGATCCTCAGAGCCAGTACCTGGCGATGGACTTTCCGATCCCGTTCAACATCGCCGGCATCGCTGAAGGCATGGGGATACCTGGTCGAAACATTACCGATCCTGAGGAGATCGGGCCGGCTATCGAAGAGGCTCTTAAGTCGGGCGGCCCAGCCGTTTTAGACATCTCAATAGATGGCTCTGTAGCTTGACCCACAATTGACAGACGACGTATAGTACGCGGCGAATCAGGAAGCCTCCATGACACGCAAATTGACTTCCTGCTCCGTTAACCCTGACGATGGAGGATTGACCCATGGCATACGGTTCCGGAGACTTCCAGTACGAGCTGGTTGAGGGTTGGGGAGACCTCCCCGACGGCTATGAGTGGCATCAGGTTGCAGGCGTTGCAGTGGATAGCAACGACAATGTTTATGCCTTCAATCGTAGCTCCCACCAGATGATGGTGTTCGATAGCGACGGGGCGTTTCTGAACACTTGGGACCAGACATTTGAGGGCCCCCACGGTATCCATATTGGCCCGGACAACTGTGTGTACCTTGCCGACCGAGATGCCCACGTAGTCTCAAAGTACTCTCTCGATGGTGAGCTGCTCCTGCGGCTTGGAACTGGTCGGCCCTCGGAGACTGGCTACACATCGAACTCTGAACCCGTTCCCAAGGCGGCGGGGCCATTCAACCTGCCAACGAGTATCGCAGTAACAGAAGAAGGTGAGATATTCATCTCGGACGGCTACGGCAATAGCCGGGTCCACAGGTACAACTCCACGGGTTCACTGGTCCTGTCCTGGGGCCTGCCCGGTAAGGTGAATCCTGGTGACTTCCACTTGCCGCACGGGATTGGACTCGACCACGATGGCTATGTCCTCGTGTGCGATCGCGAAAACGATCGCCTGCAGGTCTTTGACCAGGAGGGCGAGTTTGAGGAGATATTCACCGGATTCCGACAGCCAACTGACGTTCACGTCGGGCCAGATGGCGAGATATACGTCCCCGAGCTTCAGGGCAGGATGACCATCATCGACAACGGGGGCAACATTCTCGCCCAGTGGGGCGGAGACCGCACCCACGAGGCCGGTCTGTTCTGGGCACCACACGGCGTTGCCGTCGACTCCCGCGGCGACATCTACATAGGTGAAGTCCTGGAAGGGCAACGCCTGCAGAAGTTCGCCCGCCTCAGGTAGTTATGGAATCTGGACTATTCGCAATTGTCGGCATAGTCATTGGCTTGCTTGTCGGCGGACTGGTGACCTGGCTGGCAGTGCGATTACGTTCAGGAGATTCCAGCACACGACTGGAGCAGGAAGCTAGAGTTGCTTCCGAACTCAGAAATGAACGGGACTCACTTCGTCTGGAGAGAGACGAGGCGCACCGGCAACTTGCTGCCGCTCAAGCTAGTCTCAACTCTGTAGCAGCTCAGAACGAGTCGAATTCGACCGCCTTAGAACACGCAAGGGTTGCCTCCCAACAAGCTGGCGAGACTGTCGCATCTCTGCAGCAGCAACTTCGTGACGCCAACCGTCGCCTGGAAGAGCAGGGCGATATCGAAAAGACACTAGTCGACCAGTTCAAGGTACTGGCGACAGAGGTTATCGACAGCAACAACGAAAAGTTTCTCACTGCCGCCGACGAGAAGGTCGGCAACCTCGTCCAACAGGCGAAGAAGGACTTCTCCCTCAGTAAGGAAGCGGTCAACGACCTCGTTAAGCCTCTCTCGGAAGAGCTAAAGAGGATAGAAACTGCCAGGACCGACTCACAGGGCAGTCTTCGACAGCATTTAGAGACCCTCGCCAGCAGCAACAAGGCACTCGAACTGGAGACCCGTAACCTGACGACGGCACTGAAGCGTCCCGAAGTTCGTGGCAGTTGGGGCGAGATTCAACTCCGGCGGGTTGCCGAGCTCGCTGGAATGACCAACTACTGCGACTACGAGGAGCAGGTAAGCATCCAGTCAGGTGAAGGGAGCACGGAACGCCCCGATATGGTTGTCCGTATGCCCAGCAACAGGACAATCGTCGTCGATGCCAAGACCCCAATGGACGCCTATCTGAGGTCAATTGAGTCTGACACTGATGAGGACCGTGAGAGCCAGCTAGCCCGGCACGCCGAACAGGTAAAGGCCAGGGCAACTTCGCTATCACGAAAGGCCTATTGGGACGCCCTGGACCGCTCACCTGAATTCGTCGTGATGTTCCTCCCGGGTGAGTTCCTGCTTCAGCCTGCGCTGGAGCGTGATCCCGAGTTGTTCGATCGCTCGATGCAGCAGAGAGTCATAATCGCGACTCCCAACACTCTGATGGCCCTGCTGAAGACTGTAGAGATGGGCTGGAAAGAGGCACAACTAGCGGAACACGCTCTTGAGGTCCAGAAAATCGGCCAGGAGCTGCATGACCGCTTGGCCGTGTATGCGGGGCACGTCTCCAGAGTCGGCAGTTCGCTGCGTTCCGCTGTCAGCAGCTACAACAGCGCAGTTGGGTCTTTTGACAGTAGAGTCGCCGTGTCGGCGCGCCGGTTCAGGGAACTTGGCGTGCCGGCCACAGACGAAATACCAGAACTCGATCAGATAGACATCGATGTTCGAGAGATCACTGCTCGCCATTTGCCTGACGCGCAACTTGCGCTATCAGATGGCGATGCCGACGAT
It contains:
- a CDS encoding molybdopterin-dependent oxidoreductase — its product is MTTQAVLGESIKRREDPRLITGRGTYVDDVRLVGMVNMVLVRSPHAHANIRSVDTSAAESADGVVAVFTGAQLQEELGSLICGWVVPDTNETPHPPLAFDKVRCVGDAVAAVAATSPQAATDAAALVQVDYEVLDAVVDMEAAVQDGAAQVHEDAANNIAFEWEVGGGDFDAAASSAGVRVTERIINQRLIPNPMEPRGVVADYNPGTNQLTVWTSTQIPHLVRLLLALVTGHPEHQIRVIAPDVGGGFGCKLYLYAEEVIASILARRLGRPVKWIEGRQENYLATTHGRDHVGEVEIIGDSDGNITGLRTELYANMGAYLSTFAPAIPTYLFGLMLVGPYSIDNIQCKVTGVYTTTTPVDAYRGAGRPEATYLVERMVDRYAAETGMDPVEVRRKNLIPPFEDGHEVATTVVYDSGNYEAGLDRALELVGYDDFRAEQAAARDAGRYLGIGLSTYVEICGMAPSAVAYTLGARAGVWESALVRVHPTGKVTVFTGSSGHGQGHDTTFAQLAAAELGVEVEDVEVIHGDTDKVQMGTGTFGSRSAVCGGNAIHMSIEKIQDKAKRIAANLLEASPEDIVAENGQYFVQGAPAEAKTFQEVALAAYWYESLPEGTEPGLEAVSIFDPQNFTWPFGTHIAVVEVDGDTGEVELQKYVALDDVGNVINPMIVEGMVHGGVVQGVGQALTEEAVYDESGQLITGSMMDYAIPTANSVPSIITDRTTTPSPTNPLGVKGAGETGTIAASPAVMNAVIDALSPFGVTHMNMPAKPEKVWRAMQG
- a CDS encoding MoxR family ATPase, with amino-acid sequence MAQALGRPLLIEGRAGVGKTEIANVMSQLMDTRLIRLQCYEGLDVTTALYEWNYPKQLLWIRLDEGSGRSSEQREEQIFSRDFLLERPLLSALTQPDKPPVLLIDEVDRADEEFEAFLLEVLSEFQVTIPEIGTIAAKHRPLVILTSNRTRDLSDALRRRCLYLWIDYPDLEKELRIVRRKVDGISEKLARQVCQFVENARDSGLDKVPGISETLDWAKAMVILHYDHLDQDAVRQTLGALVKDADDLDRFREEAIVKIMALVGD
- a CDS encoding heme-binding protein — its product is MSITLEEAQTMVAAALAKAEELNIKINVAVCDAGGRLVAFARMDGAIWAGVYGSQGKAVASVAFGRPSGEMQERAGSPIVTGIRAAEGDHMIASLGGVPLVRDGAAVGAVGVGGGTGEEDEECAQAAVDSVS
- a CDS encoding thiamine pyrophosphate-binding protein; its protein translation is MPQMTGKRAFMEMLRAEGVKYIFGNPGTSEGAILDALEDYPDIEYILTTQEGAAMGMADAYARSTQQPAFVSLHIETGLANGISLLHNAKEGGTPMVVTSANKDIRKLAEGRTQLDEMTRLFTKWSAEVTHPEQIPSVMRRAFTEAKTPPTGPVYIGFSANALDDEGEVEIVPSPPGYFKMAPDAEAISDASELLSGASNPVMIVGDRLAQSGGIEEAVRVAELLGARVYSSAYSEMNFPTDHPQFMGRSAPISPAGRELFADADVVLAVGTNVFSGFFHFQGRALSQDTKLIHMDQAAREIGKSEPTDIGIISDPKVGLAHLADALDSDLTGAHREAAKGRAANLSEAKVAQQAATEARLKERWDLSPMSTERMMHEVAQALPPDTLIADDSVTTRDSIHAAIAFDTPGTVFGERGGALGWGMGGTLGLKLANPDRPVVGIIGDGSSMMTVQALWTAATYNIPVVYIICNNRAYRILKLNMNVYKRDILGESDPQSQYLAMDFPIPFNIAGIAEGMGIPGRNITDPEEIGPAIEEALKSGGPAVLDISIDGSVA